The proteins below come from a single Deltaproteobacteria bacterium genomic window:
- a CDS encoding HD domain-containing protein, producing the protein MKMKHDEYPNIYKGIALIADPIYDYIVFTVPYSDGSFEKTEKDLIDSPWVQRLRRIYQLQSARWVYPSAEHTRFQHSLGTMHNAGEFGKKLYGSLKGVCKDTPSFHYIEELLRIAGLLHDVGHGPYGHFFDDHFLARYDLTHEDISQHIIVRKLGTLIRGVVRSPSGPFSPGEVLDPKQVAFLIRAPKDDQKGWPRWLVLLRQLFTGIYTVDNLDYVQRDAYMTGFSLDLVDTKRLLHYTFYSSDGLTLHQGGISALNRFLNARLNLYTNVYFHRTTRALDLHLQEIFLETMGLILSGNPLSDMDRYLACDEWFLFHETRNWLNDADIKKKRLGREWKKLFQREVKWKMSFSTEISIDKVQRGTRFLRAPDYEKQIRAFLPSDLKKIRFRVDLATQDPRPLNPIAESEKRIHIFNPLTGKTSPEPLKDIYRFIPARVVHFRVFSINHYEDEVLSKAAEQSLAFLEDSSRTNI; encoded by the coding sequence ATGAAGATGAAACATGATGAGTATCCAAACATATACAAGGGTATAGCGCTCATTGCCGATCCAATCTATGATTACATCGTTTTTACAGTGCCATATTCTGATGGTTCGTTCGAAAAAACGGAAAAAGATTTGATCGATTCACCCTGGGTTCAGCGCCTGCGGCGTATCTATCAGCTCCAAAGTGCCCGCTGGGTCTATCCATCGGCGGAACATACCCGGTTCCAGCATTCTCTCGGGACCATGCACAACGCAGGTGAGTTTGGGAAAAAATTATACGGCAGCCTCAAGGGTGTCTGTAAGGATACGCCGTCTTTTCATTATATCGAAGAATTGCTCCGCATTGCGGGACTCCTTCATGACGTCGGCCATGGGCCATACGGCCATTTCTTCGATGACCACTTTCTTGCCCGGTATGATTTGACCCATGAGGATATCAGCCAGCACATTATCGTAAGAAAACTTGGAACCCTCATACGCGGCGTGGTCAGGAGTCCCTCGGGACCGTTCAGTCCGGGTGAGGTGCTTGACCCAAAACAGGTCGCCTTCCTGATTCGCGCTCCGAAGGATGATCAGAAGGGATGGCCGAGATGGCTCGTTCTGCTCCGACAATTGTTCACGGGAATCTACACGGTGGATAACCTGGATTACGTACAGCGCGATGCTTATATGACGGGTTTTTCTCTCGACCTGGTCGATACAAAACGCCTCCTGCACTACACTTTTTACTCCTCCGATGGCCTCACCCTTCATCAAGGAGGGATTTCGGCTCTAAACCGCTTTTTGAACGCCCGATTGAATCTTTACACAAACGTCTATTTTCACCGGACCACCCGTGCCCTGGACCTGCACCTTCAGGAAATTTTTCTGGAGACGATGGGCCTGATTCTTTCCGGGAACCCGTTGTCGGATATGGATCGTTATCTGGCCTGTGATGAGTGGTTTTTGTTCCATGAAACACGGAATTGGTTGAACGACGCCGATATCAAGAAAAAGCGCCTGGGGCGGGAATGGAAGAAACTGTTCCAGCGGGAGGTGAAATGGAAAATGTCTTTTTCGACGGAAATTTCAATCGATAAGGTTCAGCGTGGCACCCGTTTCCTCCGTGCACCGGATTACGAAAAGCAAATCCGGGCTTTTCTGCCATCGGATTTGAAAAAAATACGGTTCCGCGTGGATCTTGCCACACAGGACCCGCGTCCCCTGAACCCCATTGCGGAATCGGAAAAAAGGATCCATATCTTCAACCCTTTAACCGGCAAAACATCGCCCGAACCTCTGAAGGATATTTACCGGTTTATTCCGGCTCGAGTTGTACATTTTCGGGTTTTTTCCATCAACCATTACGAGGACGAGGTATTGTCCAAGGCGGCGGAACAGTCCCTGGCGTTCCTTGAGGACAGTTCCCGGACCAATATCTGA
- the nrdD gene encoding anaerobic ribonucleoside-triphosphate reductase has protein sequence MEPQETTDITLFVRTSGEDIARWDRRKIVDALIRETTIDVETAEGISKEVERQIVASGIALLTTNLIREMVDAKLIERGLEEQWRMHARIGFPLYDVRQLILHQNKENANVPHSPEGTNLVFAEGIKREYALYDVFSRDIGDAHILGDIHIHSLGYVDRPYSSCQSLEYIKKFGLDLPYSMTIAKPAKHAEVLLAHMVRFGAILQGQFAASIAWDAVNLLLAPYLEGKTEKEVRQFAQMLIYEFSQMTAARGGQAIFTDIHLYWEVPRHFRNVPAIGPGGEFTGKTYGQYGEDARRFALAIFGVLKKGDAIGSPFIFPRPFVHITDEFFRTPGYEHFLLKVCDVASDKGNPFFLLERAEDVPMMVCGTRGCFDPGEGEGLNAWEMRWAAMQNVTLNLPRVAYKAKRKDVDLYRLLGELMDLAAKAHLQKCSFITSLLSYGEAGPLAILAMEKDGTPYLRLERTSCLIGVLGLNELVQIHVGKQLHESDEAVALGLRVITFLKEKAEQLSRAHGLRIILEQSHAETTAYRFAKLDLRYFSPEAGRIVKGDLSKGEIFYTNSTDLNVSSVYDPMDRLILEGAFHPLFGGGTISHLWLGEMGPSGAVLADFIVKLYHRSKCRTVTFSPDFTICPVCRSAVRGLRQKCDTCLSDAVDSVSRITQYFSRTSGWNRGKIGELKVRYRYSSSAFNGDKLSF, from the coding sequence ATGGAACCGCAAGAAACGACAGACATCACACTTTTCGTGAGAACATCCGGAGAAGACATCGCACGATGGGACCGGCGCAAAATCGTTGATGCCCTGATTCGGGAGACCACAATCGACGTGGAGACGGCGGAAGGGATCAGCAAAGAAGTGGAACGACAAATCGTCGCATCCGGCATCGCACTCCTGACGACCAACCTGATCCGGGAAATGGTGGACGCGAAACTGATCGAACGGGGTCTGGAGGAGCAATGGCGGATGCACGCCCGGATCGGTTTCCCCCTTTATGACGTGAGACAGTTGATCCTCCACCAGAACAAGGAAAACGCCAACGTGCCGCACAGTCCCGAGGGAACGAACCTTGTCTTCGCTGAAGGCATCAAACGGGAATACGCCCTTTACGACGTGTTTTCACGGGATATCGGAGATGCCCATATTCTGGGAGACATTCATATTCACAGTTTGGGGTATGTGGATCGCCCCTACAGTTCTTGTCAGTCCTTGGAGTACATCAAGAAATTCGGTCTCGATCTTCCCTATTCCATGACTATTGCCAAGCCGGCAAAGCATGCGGAGGTTCTCCTCGCTCATATGGTTCGGTTCGGCGCCATTCTTCAAGGTCAGTTTGCCGCCAGTATCGCTTGGGATGCGGTCAATTTGCTCTTGGCACCCTATTTGGAAGGGAAAACCGAAAAGGAGGTCCGCCAGTTTGCCCAGATGTTGATTTACGAATTTTCGCAAATGACGGCCGCCAGGGGCGGACAGGCCATATTTACCGATATTCATCTGTACTGGGAAGTTCCCCGCCATTTTCGCAATGTGCCGGCCATCGGTCCCGGCGGGGAGTTCACGGGCAAGACTTACGGGCAGTACGGCGAAGATGCCCGGCGATTTGCTCTGGCTATCTTCGGAGTATTGAAAAAGGGGGACGCCATCGGCAGTCCTTTCATCTTTCCCCGGCCTTTTGTGCATATTACGGACGAATTTTTCCGGACGCCGGGGTACGAGCATTTTCTCCTCAAGGTCTGTGACGTCGCGTCGGACAAGGGGAATCCTTTTTTTCTTCTTGAGCGCGCCGAAGACGTACCGATGATGGTCTGCGGCACCCGGGGTTGTTTCGATCCCGGGGAAGGGGAAGGCCTGAATGCCTGGGAAATGCGGTGGGCGGCCATGCAAAATGTGACGCTCAACCTGCCGAGGGTGGCTTACAAGGCCAAAAGAAAAGATGTGGACCTTTATCGCCTGCTGGGGGAGCTGATGGATCTTGCGGCGAAAGCTCATCTTCAGAAGTGCAGCTTCATTACCAGTTTGCTTTCTTACGGAGAGGCCGGCCCTCTCGCGATTTTAGCGATGGAAAAGGATGGCACACCATATTTGCGTTTGGAAAGAACAAGCTGTCTCATAGGGGTACTCGGCCTGAATGAACTCGTTCAGATTCATGTCGGGAAACAACTTCACGAATCGGATGAAGCCGTGGCGTTGGGTTTGCGGGTTATTACTTTCCTCAAGGAAAAGGCAGAGCAACTCTCTCGGGCGCATGGCCTACGAATCATTCTTGAACAGTCTCACGCAGAAACCACGGCTTATCGCTTTGCCAAACTTGATTTGCGCTACTTTTCTCCGGAGGCGGGCCGGATTGTTAAGGGGGATTTGTCTAAAGGTGAAATTTTTTATACCAACTCCACTGATTTGAACGTGTCTTCCGTTTACGATCCCATGGACAGGCTGATATTGGAAGGCGCCTTCCATCCCCTTTTTGGAGGGGGGACGATTTCTCATCTATGGCTTGGAGAAATGGGGCCATCCGGGGCTGTGCTGGCGGATTTCATCGTCAAATTGTATCACCGGTCAAAATGTCGGACCGTCACTTTTTCACCGGACTTTACGATCTGTCCCGTTTGTCGCTCCGCCGTACGGGGGCTGCGGCAAAAATGCGATACTTGCCTCTCCGATGCCGTAGATTCTGTGTCCAGGATCACCCAATATTTCAGCAGAACATCGGGCTGGAACCGCGGTAAAATAGGAGAGCTGAAAGTGCGTTACCGTTATTCCTCTTCGGCATTTAATGGAGATAAGTTGTCGTTCTGA